The Chlorocebus sabaeus isolate Y175 chromosome 20, mChlSab1.0.hap1, whole genome shotgun sequence genomic sequence CTAGAGTTCAGCTGTTTGGGTTCTAGTGTCAGACCCAGCACTAGCTTtgtaacctctctgaacctcaatttgcTTCTCAGTAAAATGGAGATAGCTACCTCATGAGATTCTGGTAGTTAATGTATGTGGACCCAGGTCCATGTAATAtggattcaataaatgttagccatcTTGAATTTGTCTGCATTCCTCATTTAGACTCTTAAGTTGTTTGAAGGCAGAAATGGATCTTCCAAACATAACTCTCAGTTCACCCTCAAGAAATGTTTACTGAGCCAGTTAAGATGGCTGGGGCCAAACTGCTGCGGACCTCAGTTTTCACATTTGTCAAATGTCTGGATTGCACTTCAGATAAAGTCTATATGACTcctaacatttattcattcatcaaatatttgttgGCAACCTATTATGTGCCACTCACTGTGCTAGACAACGGGGGAAGGGACAGGCTGGAAGAGCCTGGGAAGTAGCAGGGCCAGACCACCAGTTTGGAGCCAGACAGGCCCGGCTGTGTGAATTCTTGCTGTCACAAGTCAAAAACATTTGTGTAAGCCCCttgatttctctgagcctcagcttccctatGGGCAAAAGGGGATGGGTATATTTTCCCCAAAGATCTGTGATGAATATTGAAAGGGTTAAGCTGTGTAGTGTCCCAAGCACAAGCCAATGAAATGTTGGTGGACGTCCTCATTCTACTCCCACCTCCTCAGCTTCCTTATAGGAAAAGGAGATACGTGTGTAGGTAAATATCCTATACACCAAGTCAGAACTAGAAGTGGGAACAGAATTCCCAGCTGGGATCCGGAAGCATTTCTAGGAGCACCCTTTGAGGAGTAGGTAGGAATTGGACTCCTGGAAATTCCAGGCCCAGGGAGGAAAGCGAATTGTGAGGAGGAACGGAGGTCTGGGTCTGAACGGCTCTGAGAGGTCTTCAAGTTTGGGGGATGATGTTGGGCTGTACGATCCTAGGAACAAGAGAGTGGACATCTCCCCCAACCAACACACCCGCGCCGGGCCCTGGGACGTGCCGGGGGCTGCCCTTTCCCAGTCCCGCCTCCGGAGAGGTCCCAGGTGCAGCAAGAGCGGGTGGCTGCTTGGCCACAGGAGGGCAGCAGCGGCCCTTCCTGACCCCACCCCGAGCACTCTTAACTTTCCCGACGCCGGTCCTCCCCTAGGGGCTGGAAGGTTGGGCAGAGTGAGTTCACCCAGGTAGTGCTCGCCCCGCTAGCCCGGCTCCTCCGCAGTCCGGGAATAACCCCGTGGCCCTCCCCTACCTGGCGGAGTGGACGCCCCCGGCCCCAGGCCTGCGGACCAGGCAAGCGGCGGCGGCCCTGCGCGGGGCCGGGGCGGGCCGAGGCAAGGGCCGCCCCCAGCCGACCCTCCCCCTGCCGGGCCCGCCCTCCCCGCCGCGGAGCTGGaggagggcggggcggggcccTGGGGTCAGTCTGAGCCTCCGGCACCGGCCGCGCAGCTGGAGGCGGCGGAACCGAAGGTACCCTGGGCTGGGGCTGCGGGCAGCGGGGCGTCTTGGGAACTCGTCTCCGGGAGAGCACTTTGCCTTCTTCTCTGGGCTGGAGATCGAGGCCCGTGCAGGGAGGGGGCTTCGGCCTGGGCTTGGACCCCGTTCCCTCCCCGCGGAGTCGGCATCCGGGCTGGGCGGGGGTCGGCCGCGTCGGCACCTCCCCGGGCTGCAGCGAGGGGGCCCGGACTTGCTGGCAGGGGCTCTGGCCTCCTGAGGTCCGAGTCGgagccccttcccctctccttccagcTTCCTGGAACCTGCCCCGCCGGGTGAGGGGCAAGGGAGCCTCAACTCAGACGCTCCAACCCCCAGGGCGGGCGGCCGCAGGGGACCTAgagtgggatggggtgggaaTTCCTCCAGGCCAGGAGGGAGGCATGGCGGGAATAGGGGCGGGAGGTGACCATTGGGACCTGCCACTGTTCGCCAGGGTCTGGACGCCGCCCTAGACGGTTCCTGGAGCCCGCTTGTGTTGAGGAtaagggagatggggaaggatCCAactctgtggggtgtgtgtgtgtgtgtgtgtgtgtgtgtgtgtgtgtgtggacagagagagagaaaatgagaatgagaatcCTTCTCCTTCTTCATACTCGAACCAAGAAAGAGTATCCTGGGGTTTGGGGCTGGGATCCCGAGTCCCACCCTCACTCTGGTTTTAAAGTTGAGAATGCGGTATCTCCAGAACGGATTCCTTCCCTAGGTGTAGGGTGGGTCAGCAAAGTCAACCGGCCGCTGTGGATCATCTGGGAATTCAAGAGAGCGGTTGGAGAGAGATCTGGTGTATCCACACTGTCTTGTCTTGGGGAAGGCCCCAGAAGTTCCAGGCTCCATTCCAGGCCCTGTGTGGGGCTCAGTTGCCCCTCTTAAGGGGTCAGTGGGACAGTCCCTCTGGGGCTGCCTCCCATAGGGAGTTATTCATGCCATCTTGGCCTTGGGCCTAGTGTCTTGGCCTAGCCTGGGCTGCCTGCTGTTCCGGCCCAACCGTAGCCTGGAGGGAAAGTCTTCTAATTGAGCTGGAGGCTCCAGGTCCCTTAACCCCGGGCTTCTGTCCTCTGCCTCCTACCACTCTGGTGCCATCTGAATTGCCCTGCTGGGGGGACAGCAGTGACATACTCATGCCTAAGTGACTGGCTTTCACCCCAGTAGTGATTGCCCTCCATCAACACTGCCCACCCCAGGCTGGGGCTACCCCAGCCCATCTTTACAAAACAGGGCAAGGTGAACTAACGGAGTGGGTGGAGGAGTTGGAAGAAATCCTAGTGTCAGTCACCTGGATAGAATTCCCAAGGAACCCTCTTTTTGGAGGATGGTTTCCATTTCTGGAGGCTATCTGCCGGCAGGGTGAATGCCTTCTTGCTTGTCTTCTGGGGAATCAGAGAGAGTCCGTTTGGTGGTGGGAAGAGTGTGGCTGTGTACTTTGAACTCCTGTAAATTCTCTGACTCATGTCCACAAAACCGACAgttttgtgaatgtgtgtggaGGCAAGGGAAGGGCCACCCAGGATCTACTGTTGAAGGGAACaggcctggggctggaggattcGTTTCCTAAAGGGCAGTGTGAGGTGGTGATGGGGTGTGGGGAGTAGAGGCGTTCAGTCAGCCCAGTTTGACAGGATGTGGGACTGAGAGAAAAAGCTAGGTTTGAAGCCGAGATCAGGTTACCGTCGCTTTCTTAACTGCTCCCTGCCTGGTTGGTGCTGGGACTGGCCCTCATTTGTCTCTTCTTTTGGGACTCCTCCCAACCCAGACTCTagccccctcccccttcccaacAGCCTTGACTTCATCTCAGCTCCAGAGCCCGCCCTCTCTTCCTGCAGCCTGGGAACTTCAGCCGGCTGGAGGTCGGTTCCCCTCCCCAGGGAAGGAGGAAGTGAGGGAAGCTGCGAAGGTGTGATGAACTGTGCAGATGCTCGCCGtgtgtgctgggggtgggggacactTGGAAGCCCGGGAAGCTGACTCCTTGCCCTGAGTCACAGGGAGGGGTGGGCAGGGCCTCTGGGTGAGCTGGACCGAGGGAGGAAGGGACTGTTCCAGAGTGGGTGGAGGTGATTCCCTGGTGGATTCTTCTCAGTCACTGTGCTGTGGTGGATGTGTGGCTCCCTACAGTGTGGTCATTGTCCCCTGCCAGGGGCTGAGTGACCCAGTGTTGCTGGCAGGCCCAGGAGGAAGGGGGGAGGAAGGCAGCCTGCCCAAACTCAAGCTGTGGGCACTGCTGGGACTGAGCCTCCTTTGTATGACTTGGGGCTTTGGGGACCGGGTGGGGTGGACCAGGGAAGCTGGCTGGCTGCTGCCCCTGTCCCCTGGGTTTCCCTGCTTCTGCTCTTCTTCCTACCGCTGAGGTGACATGTTGAAGAGGCACGGCTTTGAGTCACACAGTCCTGCTTTGGATGCTATCCCTGCCGTTTATAAGCCACAGCTCTGAATCTGTCTTAACCTcattgagccttagtttcctggTTTGTCAAAATGGAAAGTACACCATCTACCTCCCAGGCATCTGGGGACCAAAGGAGATAATTCCTGCCAAAATGCCCGAcagagtgcctggcacctagGGACTCTATAACTATTCTTCCTTTACCCACCTACCACCTGGTAGCTGGTTCTGCTACTCTGGTCCTAGAGAGGGACTCCTCATTTGTGACTGGACAGGTATGACTTGTGCTGAGGGACAGTCTGTTCTAGATTGGACCTTAGAGATTATTAAACTGTAAATGCATCAAAATCCTGGTAACCAATGAAGTCTGACTCGAAACCCTGATGTGTGAAGTAGATAGAAGCTTGCTCCCTGGACGTCCCGCATCCCTGAGCAGCTCTCTAGCTACCTGGAGTCCCCAAGTTGGCAAGTGGATTAGATTGAAACTCATGTTTTCCAGCTCCCAAGTGGGGTCATCGTCCACCTCCCACCACTGTATTCTAACCCATCGAGGGAGACCTGTCCCTGACCCAGAGATTAGGAATTTCGAGCTCTGTTGTTGCACAATTGGTGTTTGTCCAGAAGATGCCTGAGCAAGCCCCCTGTCCCTTTGCTAGATGCCTCGGTTTCTAGGAAGGTTTGGGGGCCCTAGAGAAGTGTTTCTGGACTTAATGGCGTTTCCTCAAATCCTCAATACCTCTTTCCTGGCAGCCCCACCATGGCTGCAATCCGAAAGAAGCTGGTAATCGTTGGGGATGGTGCCTGTGGGAAGACCTGCCTCCTCATTGTCTTCAGCAAGGATCAGTTTCCGGAGGTCTACGTCCCTACTGTCTTTGAGAACTATATTGCAGATATTGAGGTGGACGGCAAGCAGGTGAAGACAGAGATGCCCTTCCCACCCGACCCTGAGACCCCGCCCCCAGTCACTGAATGACCTAGTATGTCCTTCCCCACTCCTACCCCTGTCCTTGCATCATTCTCCCTGCTGGAACCAGTAAAAGTTGGGAAGTACATCTGCAGTCTTAAAAAACCTGGATATACTTTCTGGGTCTCCCACAGACTGGCTCTGTAACCTGGGCCGAGTCCCTTTGCCTCTGGGTTTAAGCTCCcccacctgcaaaatggggatgatggtAAGACCTCCCTCAAAGGGTTGTCGTGAGAATTAACCAAAATAATGGTGCTCACAGTGGCAACTCAAGGGTCAAACACATGTCTTAGCTTTCTTTAACAAACTGACCTAATTTATGTTGTGGGACAGTGATTAatacaatgcctgacacatagcaggtactcaataaagaAGTTCAGTGAGCCCAAAGAATAGTGGTTTCAGAGGACCTTTGGGTGGCAGGGTTGGGGCCCTCAGGCCAGCTACTCACTGGCCTTGTGTGTCAGGTGGAGCTGGCTCTGTGGGACACAGCAGGGCAGGAAGACTATGATCGACTGCGGCCTCTCTCCTACCCGGACACTGACGTCATCCTCATGTGCTTCTCCATCGACAGCCCCGACAGCCTGGGTGAGGGGATTGGAGGGAGGGGACTGAGAACCCCTCGGAATCAACCAGAGGTGTCGTGCCTTGGCCTGTCTTCAGTCATCTtcagaggtgggggtggggatgcagGGGAGCACTCAGGCCCTGTTGGTCTCCTTTACTGTGGTAACTGGCCCTCTGAGGGCATACTGCTCTTGAGGTTTTGAGCTGTGAAAGGGACCATCATGCTGAATAGCTTCTAAGATTCTGCTGTGGGAAGATGAGGGCCCCCCAGGGGAACTTTCTAGCTTAAGTGGAGGCACCAACACCTGTTGGGGCATGTCTGCACAGAAAACATTCCTGAGAAGTGGACCCCAGAGGTGAAGCACTTCTGCCCCAACGTGCCCATCATCCTGGTGGGGAATAAGAAGGACCTGAGGCAAGATGAGCACACCAGGAGAGAGCTGGCCAAGATGAAGCAGGTGGGTGCGGCTGCCAGGCTGGAGCCCCTGGGGAAGAAGGCACCCTCTGAGGGGTTGCAGACGGGCAAagggagcttctttccagctaCTGCCATGTGCTAGGGGAGATGGTAATATCTCCTGGTGAGGGAGGACCCATAGGGTTGTGTCTGATGAGGCATCAGAgaatgaagtgacttgcccaaagtcacttggcatttttatttattccagtTAATTGTCCATTCTGTTTAGAATTGGGACTATTAAGATGATTAAGAAAATCTGCCCTCGGGGAGACAGCTTATGTTTCACTTGGGGTACCCAGGCTGTGCCATCACAGTGCCCCTGGGAGAGGTGTAGGGTGATGTGGATGTGTGAACGAGGGCAGGCATTGTGTAAATGGCTGGAAGAAGGGATGAGAGAGCTGGCTTGTTCAGGGACCTAAGTGGCTCTCTAGCCAGAGCACTAGAGTTTATTAGAGAAAGCTGTCAGGATAAGAAATGCAGGTAATTACGGCAAAGTTTCAAAGTGGGGAGATGTTAGGTCTGTgtgttagaaaaataattctgactGGAAGAGTGAGGATGGAGGCAGAGCAGTCAGGAGGTGGGAGGCGCTCATTCAGGCAAGAGAACTGGGGGCTGTGTGTGGGAGGAGGTGGGGCTGAatgggaatggagggagggacCAGAGGGATTTTTGGATCCCTGGCCCAGAAGCTGCCCAGGGTAGCTGGGGCCTGGGCGCTTTTTTTGGGTCAGGACTGGAGGAGGAGGCATTTGTTCCAGCTGCTACACTTATGGGTGAGGAAGGAGAGGTTCATGTAGTCACCAGCTTCCTTTGACCCCTCATCTTCTGTCTTCTCAGGAGCCCGTTCGGTCTGAGGAAGGCCGGGACATGGCGAACCGGATCAGCGCCTTTGGCTACCTTGAGTGCTCAGCCAAGACCAAGGAGGGAGTGCGGGAGGTGTTTGAGATGGCCACTCGGGCTGGCCTCCAGGTCCGCAAGAACAAGCGCCGGAGGGGCTGTCCCATTATCTGAGATCCCCAAGGCCTTTCCAAACATGCCCCCTCCCTTCAACAGGGGTACAGAAATTATCCCCCTACAACCCCAGCCTCCTTAGGGCTCCATGCTGAAGGCTCCCCTTTTCAGTTCCCTCCTGCCCAGGACTGCATTGAGGTTTCCTAGCCCTGAGGTGGTGGGGTGGTGCGGGCCCTCcctcccagtgctctgggagccAGGCCTATGCCCTGCCCTTCCTCAGGGCCCCTGGGGCTCTTGCCCCTTTGACCTTTCCCAAAGAATGGTCACACACCAGCACTTTATACACTTCTGGCTCACAGGAAAGTATCTGCAGTAGGGGACCCAGAGTCCCAGGCCCCTGGAGTTGTTTTTGGCAGGGGCCTTGTCTCTCACTGCATTTGGTCAGGGGGGCATGAATAAAGGCTACAGGCTCCAACGTGTGTGGCAGCTTCTGGTCTTTCCCTCTGGGTGCTTAGTGTCCCATCTCTTTTCATGTCCAAGTTGCTTGCCAGCCTGGCCCCCTGTCTACAAGGCAGGCCAGCGGCCGGCAGGGTGGAGTCTTAGAGCAAAGGATGAGGTCATGCCTGGCTCTGGGCCAAGGAGGCGGGTGAAGGGAGTGGTCTGTAGCAGGGGGCTAAACTTAGAAACCTGTGGGTGGCTTCCCTGccacctcccactgggtttcCTCTCCAGCTGGGAGGGGGTGTGTCCCAGAGCAGGGCTGAAAGTCCCACCCTTCCCTACTGGGTCAACTTGGGGGCTCAGGAAGCTGGGGCCAGGCAGAGGAGACATTATCAAGGCTTTTGCATAGAACAAGATTTTGTTTTCAGAGTtttcttcctcccccttcccccaatTGTTAGCAGCTTGATGTGTCATTCTCCCCAGCAGGGGAGGGGGTGGAATGGCTTGGGTTGTaaactccctcccccagccttcctGTCCCTTGAAGGGGCAGCTCAGCTGGGTTCTGGTTCAGGGTCAGGCAGGCAGTTAAGGCTTGGCTGGTGCGAGATGGCTGGGTGCTGTGTCTTCAGAGCTCATTCCTCCACTCTGGCTCCA encodes the following:
- the RHOC gene encoding rho-related GTP-binding protein RhoC is translated as MAAIRKKLVIVGDGACGKTCLLIVFSKDQFPEVYVPTVFENYIADIEVDGKQVELALWDTAGQEDYDRLRPLSYPDTDVILMCFSIDSPDSLENIPEKWTPEVKHFCPNVPIILVGNKKDLRQDEHTRRELAKMKQEPVRSEEGRDMANRISAFGYLECSAKTKEGVREVFEMATRAGLQVRKNKRRRGCPII